GAACCTTCCGAAGCGATTGCTGCAGCTACCAAGTTTCAGTTCGGCCTTTATGTAACCGATCTCCGCCGTTCGGTTCGCTTTTATACAGCCTTGTTAGGGGTCGAAGCGTCGAAGTCCTTCGCGGATTACTCCCAGTTTGAATTGAGCGATCCGCCCATAGTTTTATCATTGAAGGCTTCGACTCCCCAAAAAGGGAGTTCGCTCAATCACGTGGGGCTCCGCTTGAAAAATTCGGAAGCCATCGTGGAAGTTCAACGGCGTCTGGAAGCAGCCGGCTATGCAACCCGAAGAGAGGACGGCGTCGAATGCTGTTACTCCCGACAGACCAAGTTCTGGGCGACCGATCCCGACGGCGTACTTTGGGAAACCTATACTTTGCACGAAGATATCGATCATCATGGCGGCGGTAGCCAGACCGCAGTCACTTCCCTGCACATGATTGATGACACTGGCCCCATCTTGAATATCTGGGTTCATACGCTGGCGGAGAAATACCCGACCCAGCTTGAATTCGAAGATAATTCTCTCGATGAAGTTCGGTTGGAAGGGAGCTTCAACTCCGTCAGTGCCGCCGAGCATTTCGAGCGATTATTGAGTAGTGTTTATCGGAAGATGAAGCCGGGAGCCCGCATGATGATGCGGGGCATGGTCTCCGATCTGCCCTTCCCCGGAGTTCCCGATTTTCCCGGTCTGGCAGCTCCGGTCAAAAATGTGCCAGTGGAAAAAGCCCCCATCGTTTCGCTGCTCCAAGCCGGATTCCGAGGCGTCTACATCGACCGGTTGAAGGAGATCGACTGTCTCAAGGCTCCGGGCGTCGAACTGAAATCAATCATCATTTACGCTAACAAGCCTCTCGAAACTGTTACGGGCACTCGACAGGTCCGCTACAACGGCCCGTTCCGCAAAATAGTCGACGATGATGGCATAGAGTTTCCGATCGGTGAATTCATCGAGTTGCCCAGCTCCGTTGTGGATCGTCTGACGAATAGCCCTGAAACAGCTCGCTTTACCATCCGCTAATTCCAAAACACAACTAGTGTGACACCCGACGCTCTCCAATCGAGTGCCACACCGTTGTTCGTCTATTTATCCTTCGGTTGCGGTATCAGACGTTCGAGTGCCTGAGCCTGAGCCTGAACTTGAACGTTGTTGAATCTATCTGGCCAGGATTGCGAGCGGATTTTCTGCAGCGTCTGCGTGGCCGCCGACCAGGCCTTTTCATGGATCTGGGCATTGGCCAGCTTCAATAATCCCGTCGGTTCCAGCGATCTGAGCTTAGCCACCTTTTGCCAGTGTTCTATCGCTTCTGTCCAGCGATCCTGCTTTTCGCGAATCTCGGCGAGCAGCGTGTGGCATTCGGATTCGTTGGGCTGCATCTCCACTATCGAGGTATACGCTCGCTCGGCTTCGGCCGATTCCCGGAGTTCCGCGAAACGATCCCCAAGTTTTTGGAAGAGAGAGAGGTCCCGCCGCGAAACTTCAACCGCCTGCAACAACTGCTGGATAGCTCCTTCCTTGTCGTTAATCTTGTCGTAGCAGGTGAGCAGAGACTGATAAATCTCCGCATCTTGAGGCTGCAGTTCAGCAGCCTGCTGCAATTGAACAATCGCGCGAGTAAAGTCATTCTTTAGAATGTAAGCCAAACCGATCGCCTTTCGGACAATCGGGCTTTGCAGCTTCTCTTTATCCAGTTCTGCAATGTAGGCTTCCAGATTCGGTGAAGTCACGATCACATTAACCAACTGATCCAGGGCCGATTTGCGTTGATCAATCCGGGATCCCCAGCTGACGATCGCGGCGCTGGCCCTATCGATAGCTTCCTTGGTTTTTCCTAAACCGGCGTAAGCATTAGCTTCGTCGGCGTAGTACTTCGATAGAGTACCATCCCCTATTCCCCGTCGGCGAGCCGATCGCTGGTAGGACGGAATAAGTTCCTCAAAATAGGCGACCGATTCGACGTACAGGTGATTCTCGAGAGTGCTCGAAGCCAGCGCGCTCAGGATCGACTGACGAGCTCCCTCGTTATTCGTTCGTTTTTTATCTTGAAGGAATAGCTCGTCAGTTTTCTTCAGCCAGACTCGAAGCTCCGCGGGCTTATTCGTCCGATAGTAAGCGTGCATGAGCCGGACGTAATAATCGAGGTAGTCGGGCCGTTTTTCAACCAGCGGAAGCAGAATATCAATCGATTCGGCAAAGCGTTGCTGCTGCTGAAGATATTCTGCCAGTTTGGCTAAGCCAGATTCGGCAAGCACTTTGCGACTTCGAGCGTCGTAAAGCATCTCTATGGCCCGAGGGTAACTCCGTACTCCGTGGAACAAGTAATCTGCCACGTACTCAACGCCGTTACTGCTATTTTTTTGCTCACCGTAAATCTCCTCAGCCATTTTGACAAAATCACTGGCCTTCTCAGTCCAGAAATAACCGTATCGAATATCGTAAATCGTTCGATTTCGCGACGAGTGCGACCGCAGATCCTGTCGCAATTCCTTCAGCACGAGTTTTAGCAGCCGCGGTTCCAGTTCTCCAAGCGTTTGGGCCTCCTCGCGCCACTGACTGATTCGGTAAATGTTCATATTCCAGCTGTCCTGATTCGAATAGGCGATCCAGGCTGGCTCATTCTCCAGAGAGTTGATCATGAGTTCGAGAGCATCCTTGGGACCATTGATCGTGTGAACCAACTCACACATCCGCGGCAATAGATTCGGGTATGAGTCGTACTGATCTTTCAGCAACGGCAGCAACTTCCGGGAAACGAAATCTCGGAGAGCCTGCTTTACCGAGGGTAAATGCGTGTCGTGAGCGGCTGAGAAAGTTTCGCCCACCTTTTGAATCATTTCCGACTGAAAATTCAGATCGGGTTCCTTCAGTTCGTTGAAAATCCTCAGTTGAATCGCCTGGAAAAGTTTCTCCCCGCTTCCCAAAGCAACTTCGCTCTTGTAACGCAGGGCGTGATTGTACAAATCGATCAGCGCGAAGCGAAACCAGTTCTTCTGATCCTGCGAGGCTGGTTTTTCCAGCTGAGTTTGAATCCAGGTTTCAGCCTGCGTGTGATGTTTCAGTCGCTCCAGATTGGAAATATAGCTGGAAATGATCGGATTCGCCTCGACGGGCAAGCGACCGCCATTTGCTTCAGCGAATTCCTTCAGAGCTGCTTGCAGGAGATCGGCCGTCCGTGGAAAGTCGGCCTGCACTTGCGACAAACTATAAGCGATGTGCAGTCGATCCGAAGAACCAATCTTCGCGTTAGCCAGCAGTTCGTTCAACTGTCGGAACTGCTCATGGCGTAACTTCTCAGGAGACAGTTGCCCCAGCGAAGCCAATAGACTTGCCATCAGCCGCGGTTCGCCAGGCGTCCATTCGCGCTGGAAAGCTCGGCTTAGCGCTTCGTACGCCTTATCGATGTGCGGGCCCGCCTGATTCTGCAGAGCGGCCGCTCGAATTTCGATTAGCAGTTCCAGGATATCCAAAGCCCGGCGATCGACCGGAGTTTTGGCATCCTTTCGGACTATTTGAATTCTTTGGACAATCTCATCTACCACGGCTTCGTCGCGAATTTCGCCTAACACCGACCGCATCCCCTGCAGGAACGGGTGGACCTCCCCCGCCGTATGGCCTAGGACGGCATCGGGCAGCATCTGGAGCAACCGGAAGTCTCGGCAGGCGGAATAGAAAGCTTGCAATTGCGAGAGATAATTCTGCGGCGTGGCCGACTTTTCGAAGAGAGCCCGGAATATGTAAAGAACTTCCGGGTCCAAATGAGTCGGCAGGTTTCCATTCGCATACTGCCAGGGTCGCAGCTGAACATAAATGATCTGACTGAGTTGATATTCCTCCATCGTTTTATACACGGCAACCTTAG
The genomic region above belongs to Telmatocola sphagniphila and contains:
- a CDS encoding ArsI/CadI family heavy metal resistance metalloenzyme, which codes for MTTTLVSEPSEAIAAATKFQFGLYVTDLRRSVRFYTALLGVEASKSFADYSQFELSDPPIVLSLKASTPQKGSSLNHVGLRLKNSEAIVEVQRRLEAAGYATRREDGVECCYSRQTKFWATDPDGVLWETYTLHEDIDHHGGGSQTAVTSLHMIDDTGPILNIWVHTLAEKYPTQLEFEDNSLDEVRLEGSFNSVSAAEHFERLLSSVYRKMKPGARMMMRGMVSDLPFPGVPDFPGLAAPVKNVPVEKAPIVSLLQAGFRGVYIDRLKEIDCLKAPGVELKSIIIYANKPLETVTGTRQVRYNGPFRKIVDDDGIEFPIGEFIELPSSVVDRLTNSPETARFTIR